The window CGAGCTCTCAGAAGATATTTATGAGACAATGGTTGTGAATGAATTATTTAAATGGATAAAGACAACGCAGAGAGATGTGGAAATATTCTTTTACCGAACCCGTTCCGGTCTGGAACTGGATCTTCTTTTAAGTACAGAAAATGGATTTATCGGGATCGAAATAAAAGGGCGGAAGACAATTATCCCTGCCGATATCCGTCCGATGAAGGAGGTTGCCGCAGCGCTTCAGAGGAAATGGCTGGGAGGGCTCTTAATCTACAGTGGCGACGAAATAACGAAGCTGTCCGACCCCGATATCTGGGCAGTTCCCTCACGGCGCATATTCACAGATTAAAATCATTTCTTCTGTTGCACTAATAAATTAGTTTCTCATGGCAATGGAAAGCGAATGCGGTGCCTTTATTGCTGATATGTTGGCTTCTTGTAATTTCCCTACCGAACAGGATCGGTAATATGATCTACAGGCAAAAAAACAGGAGTTTTCTGAAAGGCCTCTTGCATGCCGGATTATGTTAAGCCATATTTAGATAAGATTGAGGCCTTTGCAAAGGAGAGGGGTGAATCAGTTGAACTTCTGCTGGTAGGCGGGCTTGCGCTGAGTCTGTATGGATTGCATAGATATACTATTTCCTTTAAACTACCGGGAGCGTGCAAAGACTGTTTATTCGGGAGAGTATCTTGTCTTAAAAATTCTGGACCCTGTTGATTTTGTTTTCAGTAAGCTTATGAGAGGGACAGAGGAAGACCTGCAGGATATAATGGATGTCATCAGGAAATATAAAATATCAAAGGAGTCTATTCACGAAACGGAAAAACTCATACAATTCCCGCAGGACTCTGAGACACTTTTTTTCAAAAAGAACATCCAGCATTTAATGGAATTAATAATGAAGGACATGATGTATTAGTAAATCTTAATTTGCCTGTTTTTAAAGGAGATTTTCCACTTGACAGCGCCTATCATTTCTTGTTAATGTAAAAATTCTATATTAACTACTCTGTGTGAGGTTTAAACTATGTCTTATGAGATCTTGGAGAAGAAAGAACTTGCGCCAAACACGGTTATGTTGCAGGTCCTTGCCCCCCTTGCAGTAAAGAAGATGAGGCCGGGACAGTTTATTATCGTAAGGGTGACTGCTAATGGCGAGCGTATCCCGCTGAGTGTTTCCGGATGGGACGCTCAAAAGGGGACGGTGCGCATTATTGTCCAGGCCGCAGGAAGGACAAGTACGGAGCTTATCAATCTTAAGAAGGGTGATTCGATCACTGATCTGGTTGGCCCGCTCGGACAATCGTCTCATATAGAAAAATATGGAACATGTGTCCTGATTGGAGGGGGATATGGTACTGGTGCAATTATCCCTATAGCCAGAGAGTTAAAGGCTCTTGGCAACAAGGTCATAGCTATTGTAGGAGCGCGTTCAAAAGACCTCGTGCTTATGGAAGATGAACTAAGGACCGTATGCGACAGGGTGGAGATCTCAACGAATGATGGTAGTTCTGGTACGAAGGGATTTGTTACAGACGTCCTCTCAGAGATATTGAAGAAGGAACCAGTACATATGGTTACAGCCATAGGACCTGTGCTTATGATGAAGGCTGTATCTGAGATGACGAGGCCTTTGAACATACATACATATGTCAGTCTGAATGCCATTATGGTGGATGGGACCGGGATGTGCGGCTCATGTCGCGTTGAGGTTGGCGGTACAACTAAGTTTGCATGTGTTGACGGGCCTGACTTTGATGGACATAAGGTGAACTTTGATGAACTTGTCTACCGGCAGAAAATGTATGTGCCGTACGAGAAAAAAGCGTCAGAAGATTATGCATGTAAGGCAAATTGCCATTAATTAAGGAGAGCTACCGGTGAGCGGGACAATATCTAATAAAGACCGTATGCAGATACCGCTTCAGGATATGCCTGAGCAGGATCCTGGGGCAAGGGTCAATAACTTCGAGGAAGTTCCTCTCGGCTTTGAAGAGGCAATAGCACTGACAGAATCAATGAGGTGTCTCGATAATTGTAAGGCCCCATGCATTAAGGGTTGTCCTGTTGGAATTGATATACCTGCTTTTATTAAAAAGATCGAGTCAAGGGATTTTATAGGGGCTGCAAGGACCCTTAAGAAATATAATCTGTTACCTGCAATCTGCGGCAGGGTCTGTCCGCAGCAGGAGCAGTGTGAGCTTGTATGCGTTGTTGCCAAGAAAGGTGATTCAGTCGGAATCGGGAGGCTTGAGAGGTTTGCCGCTGACTTTGAGAGGATGAGCGGGTCAGTTGAAATCCCGGAAGTTGCACCGGCAACTGGAAGAAGGGTTGCGGTTGTAGGGTCAGGACCGGCAGGACTTACCGGCGCAAGTGAGCTTGCAAGGCTGGGTCATAAGGTTACGATATTTGAAGCGCTTCACAGGCCTGGCGGTGTCCTTGTCTATGGTATCCCGAGGTTCAGGCTTCCTATTGACGTTATAGATAATGAAATTGACATGCTCAAGAAGATGGGGGTTGAGATTGTCTGTAACGCAGTAATTGGCAAGACTCTGACTATTGATGACCTCTTTTCTGAAGGCTATGATGCAGTCCTTGTTGGTACAGGCGCAGGGCTTCCATATTTTATGGGCATTCCAGGAGAGAACCTTTGCGGTATTTATTCAGCAAATGAATTCCTGACTCGCGTAAATCTAATGCGGGCAGATCAGTTTCCGGATAGTCTGACCCCGGTATTTTTTGGTAAGAAAATAGCGGTTATTGGAGCTGGCGATACGGCTATGGATGCTGCAAGGACATCTGCACGTATGCACCCTGAAAGTGTGACAGTTTTCTACAGGAGGAGCAGGGAGGAGGCCCCATGTCTGCCGCGTGAGATGGAGCATGCGGAGCAGGAGGGTGTTCATCTTAAATTCCTTACCAATCCTGTCAAATTTATTGGAGATGATAATTATTTTGTGAAGGCTATGGAGTGCGTTAAGATGGAGCTTGGCGAGCCTGATGCCTCCGGCAGGAGGAGCCCGAGAGAGATTCCAGGTTCAAATTATATAGAAGAGGTTGATACAGTGATTATGGCCCTGGGTTTCGGGGTTAATCCTATAATAAAAGAAACAACCCCCGGTCTTGATACAAATAAGAAGGGGATTATTATCGTTGACCCTTCGACAGGCAAGACTTCAAGGGATGGCGTCTATGCGGCCGGTGACATCATAACGGGTGGTGCTACCGTCATTAGGGCCATGGGTCAGGCCAAGGTAGCCTCTAAGGCCATGCATGAGTATCTAATGAGCAAGGAACCGGCGTTAGCGGCAAGCACTAAATAAGATTAGATAAAGGGGTCAGGTCTTGAATTTTGATGTGGTTACCACATCAAAATTCAAGACCTGACCCCTTCCTGGATTTATAACCCCCATCGCAACTTTTGCCTAAGCACCTCATAGTAATCCTTATCCGGCGATGTTATTAGTTGTACGACATTGGCTGATTTTTTCACAACGACCTTATCAAGATGCTGCAGTGGATAACCCTCCTGACCATCAAGAGTAACATTTACATCTTCATTCTCCGATCGTAATGTCACCTCGACCATTACATCCTCCCGGACTACTATTGGCCGGTTTGTAATCGTATGTGGACATATTGGGCTTATAATTATTGCACCGACCTTTGGATTTATTATTGGGCCGCCTGCAGAGAGTGAATATGCTGTAGAACCTGTGGGTGTAGATATTATCAAACCATCAGCCCGGTATGTGTTGAGATACCTGCCGTCAATTACAGTCTCCATGAGGATCATCCTGGCTAAAGCCCCCTTATTTATGACTACGTCGTTAAGGACTGTAAATTTTGCCAGCTCTTCATTCCCTCTTTGTACTGATACGTCAAGCGTCCACCTCTCATCAAGGCTCATTTTTCCTGCAAGTATCTTCTCAAGAAGAGGGTACATCTCTTCGAGGGTAACCTCAGTGAGGAATCCAAGGCTGCCGAGATTTACTCCAAGTATAGGCGTTTCCCTGCCTCCGATCAGTCTGGCGACACTTATAAGGGTGCCGTCCCCGCCCAATACAATAATAAAATCTGACAGGAGGGCGATGTCCGGTCGTTTATGTGAGCTTTCAAAGTCTATAAGGCCCGCTGTTTCCTGATCCATCAGCGGTTCTATTCCCCTGTCCTTAAGCCACCTGACAAGGTCAGTTAATATGGGGCCGGCATCACTCTTCCGTGGTTTCGATATGATTCCTATTTTTTTTATGATTGTGTTCATGAAAATGGATTCTATTAGCTTTTGACATGACTGTCAAATAAATAGGGACAGCGACTATTTTTTCAAAAAATAGTCGCTGTCCCTATTTATTTGTAGTAATATTGACCATATGGTTAATCAGAGAATTAAGGCACTTCTAATATCCATAGGAGGAAGTCCGGAGCCTGTTATTTATTCCATAAATGAGCTTAAACCTGAGTGTCTCTGTTTCTTTGCATCAGAAGAGACCAGGGCGATCATTAATAATGATATACTGCCAAAACTGACAGACAGGCCTGTCTGGATGGCTGAGATTATAACAGGAGATGCTAATGACCTCCTCTCCTGTTATAAGGCAATAAATGACAAGTGGAAGGAGCTTCAGAAGAACTGGAGGCTCGAACCGGGGGATTGGGTTGTTGATTATACCGGAGGTACAAAGCCGATGGTTGCTGCCCTTGTCCTGGCAACTATTGACGACACATCCGGCTACCGGTATATAAGCGGCAAAGAGAGGACGAAGGGCGGCACCGGTATAGTAATTGATGGTAAAGAACTGATACTCCATCAGATAAATCCATGGGACCAGCTTGCTATCAGGGAAAGACAGGATGCAGCGGTATTGTTTGGCCGTGCCCGCTATAAACAGGTTGCAGAGATCTTTGAAGGTGTGGCAAAAAGGGTAAGCGGCGGAGAAAAACACCTCTATAAAGCGCTTTCTGATGTCGCAGAGGGTTATAGCCTCTGGGATAATTTTCAGCACAGACTGGCATGGGAGAAATTACGTCCATCGCAAAAATCCCTTGAAATGGCGACAGTCTTTGGCGGGCCTCCGGGCTTACAATCATTTGCCGCAACACTTAAAGACAACCTCAATTTCCTTGAAAAGCTGACTGTCGGTATGACCGGAATAAGAAATGAACATTTTTTAGA is drawn from Nitrospirota bacterium and contains these coding sequences:
- a CDS encoding sulfide/dihydroorotate dehydrogenase-like FAD/NAD-binding protein translates to MSYEILEKKELAPNTVMLQVLAPLAVKKMRPGQFIIVRVTANGERIPLSVSGWDAQKGTVRIIVQAAGRTSTELINLKKGDSITDLVGPLGQSSHIEKYGTCVLIGGGYGTGAIIPIARELKALGNKVIAIVGARSKDLVLMEDELRTVCDRVEISTNDGSSGTKGFVTDVLSEILKKEPVHMVTAIGPVLMMKAVSEMTRPLNIHTYVSLNAIMVDGTGMCGSCRVEVGGTTKFACVDGPDFDGHKVNFDELVYRQKMYVPYEKKASEDYACKANCH
- the gltA gene encoding NADPH-dependent glutamate synthase produces the protein MQIPLQDMPEQDPGARVNNFEEVPLGFEEAIALTESMRCLDNCKAPCIKGCPVGIDIPAFIKKIESRDFIGAARTLKKYNLLPAICGRVCPQQEQCELVCVVAKKGDSVGIGRLERFAADFERMSGSVEIPEVAPATGRRVAVVGSGPAGLTGASELARLGHKVTIFEALHRPGGVLVYGIPRFRLPIDVIDNEIDMLKKMGVEIVCNAVIGKTLTIDDLFSEGYDAVLVGTGAGLPYFMGIPGENLCGIYSANEFLTRVNLMRADQFPDSLTPVFFGKKIAVIGAGDTAMDAARTSARMHPESVTVFYRRSREEAPCLPREMEHAEQEGVHLKFLTNPVKFIGDDNYFVKAMECVKMELGEPDASGRRSPREIPGSNYIEEVDTVIMALGFGVNPIIKETTPGLDTNKKGIIIVDPSTGKTSRDGVYAAGDIITGGATVIRAMGQAKVASKAMHEYLMSKEPALAASTK
- a CDS encoding NAD(+)/NADH kinase, whose translation is MNTIIKKIGIISKPRKSDAGPILTDLVRWLKDRGIEPLMDQETAGLIDFESSHKRPDIALLSDFIIVLGGDGTLISVARLIGGRETPILGVNLGSLGFLTEVTLEEMYPLLEKILAGKMSLDERWTLDVSVQRGNEELAKFTVLNDVVINKGALARMILMETVIDGRYLNTYRADGLIISTPTGSTAYSLSAGGPIINPKVGAIIISPICPHTITNRPIVVREDVMVEVTLRSENEDVNVTLDGQEGYPLQHLDKVVVKKSANVVQLITSPDKDYYEVLRQKLRWGL
- a CDS encoding TIGR02710 family CRISPR-associated protein, translating into MVNQRIKALLISIGGSPEPVIYSINELKPECLCFFASEETRAIINNDILPKLTDRPVWMAEIITGDANDLLSCYKAINDKWKELQKNWRLEPGDWVVDYTGGTKPMVAALVLATIDDTSGYRYISGKERTKGGTGIVIDGKELILHQINPWDQLAIRERQDAAVLFGRARYKQVAEIFEGVAKRVSGGEKHLYKALSDVAEGYSLWDNFQHRLAWEKLRPSQKSLEMATVFGGPPGLQSFAATLKDNLNFLEKLTVGMTGIRNEHFLDLLSNAKRRADLEHKYDDAVARLYRAVEAFAQIRLAGRGINTSDVQECQLPPELSAEFATKFRSDIDGRIRLPLYGTYKLLQTLGDSAGAVFFDNWPQMKLLLDSRNKSILAHGLEPVKRERYEEMLRLICRISSVNEQSLPKFPALHL